In one Thermaerobacter sp. PB12/4term genomic region, the following are encoded:
- the era gene encoding GTPase Era, with protein MTTGGPGQESPAPGRAGAGESPHEPHERRPDPPGAPGGPGAHPAPGARVQGFRSGFVALIGRPNVGKSTLLNQLIGRKIAIMSDKPQTTRTRILGVLNRPGAQLVFVDTPGIHKPQHLLGEHMVQIARRTLQEVEAVCWLVEAPDREPGPGDRFIAEQLAGLKTPRVLVVNKIDQVAPGEVPAIAARFAELGTFAAVHPVSALHGVGVAELVGTLEGLLPEGPRFFPEDMVTDQPEAQIMAELIREQILHLTREEVPHAVAVQIEKVERRPNGVVYVPATIYVEREGQKRILIGEQGRMLKEIGRLARLEIEALLGSRIYLDLWVKVKPDWRNKQGALSNFGFHQ; from the coding sequence ATGACAACCGGTGGACCGGGGCAGGAGTCGCCGGCCCCTGGCCGGGCCGGAGCCGGCGAGTCGCCCCACGAGCCCCACGAGCGCCGGCCGGACCCGCCCGGCGCTCCGGGCGGGCCGGGCGCCCATCCCGCTCCGGGTGCCCGCGTCCAGGGTTTCCGTTCGGGCTTCGTCGCCCTGATCGGCCGGCCCAACGTGGGCAAGTCGACCCTGCTCAACCAGCTGATCGGGCGGAAGATCGCCATCATGTCCGACAAGCCCCAGACCACCCGGACCCGGATCCTGGGGGTGCTCAACCGGCCCGGGGCCCAGCTGGTCTTCGTCGACACGCCGGGCATCCACAAGCCCCAGCACCTGCTGGGCGAGCACATGGTCCAGATCGCCCGCCGCACTCTCCAGGAGGTGGAGGCCGTCTGCTGGCTGGTGGAGGCTCCGGACCGGGAACCGGGGCCGGGTGACCGGTTCATCGCCGAGCAGCTGGCCGGTCTCAAGACGCCGCGGGTCCTGGTGGTCAACAAGATCGACCAGGTGGCCCCGGGGGAGGTGCCGGCCATCGCAGCCCGCTTTGCGGAGCTGGGTACCTTTGCCGCGGTCCACCCCGTCTCCGCCCTGCACGGGGTCGGCGTCGCCGAGCTGGTTGGGACCCTGGAGGGCCTGCTGCCGGAGGGGCCCCGGTTCTTCCCCGAGGATATGGTGACCGACCAGCCCGAGGCTCAGATCATGGCGGAGCTCATCCGGGAGCAGATCCTTCACCTGACCCGGGAAGAGGTGCCCCACGCGGTGGCGGTGCAGATCGAAAAGGTGGAACGCCGGCCCAACGGGGTGGTCTACGTGCCCGCCACCATCTACGTGGAGCGGGAGGGGCAGAAGCGCATCCTGATCGGGGAGCAGGGCCGCATGCTGAAGGAGATCGGGCGCCTGGCGCGGCTCGAGATCGAGGCCCTGCTGGGCTCCCGGATCTACCTGGACCTGTGGGTCAAGGTCAAGCCCGACTGGAGGAACAAGCAGGGCGCCCTGAGCAACTTCGGCTTCCACCAGTGA
- a CDS encoding DUF3048 domain-containing protein, translating into MPPSPREPSLPPSPERAGRRPAVPHLHPGRRLVPGPVLALAMLILAGVALVLPACSRSGPATAPPSPPPPGPAEPAPTPPAAVNPLTGLPLDDPALLEQRPILASIDNHPDARPQAGLAAADLVYEVPAEGGITRLLALFVTQRPERVGPVRSSRHYFLDLAAEWDALYVHAGGSPQHYARIGASGLDDLDGVRSDPRGGGRRVFTRDNGRAMPHNLYASLPVAVAAAEERGWAVTAQPPAAPFTFLDPGARPAGQEVEELVIHWPGWRQGWVRYRWTGQGFRRETAFGPHTAEETGQPLAPASLLIQYVPSRPIAGDAAGRLDVEVTGSGRLLIATGGRWREGRWEKPSAAAPTRWLEAGGQPVTLVPGPVWVHLVPTSTRVEIQGPDQGPDAAGETDNRQAPAGN; encoded by the coding sequence TTGCCGCCGTCACCGCGCGAGCCATCCCTGCCGCCGTCGCCGGAGCGGGCCGGTCGCCGGCCCGCCGTCCCGCACCTTCACCCCGGCCGGAGGCTCGTCCCGGGCCCGGTCCTGGCCCTGGCCATGCTGATCCTGGCCGGCGTGGCGCTGGTCCTTCCCGCGTGCAGCCGGTCGGGGCCGGCCACGGCCCCGCCATCGCCACCACCCCCCGGACCGGCCGAACCCGCCCCAACGCCGCCGGCGGCGGTGAACCCGCTGACGGGCCTGCCGCTCGACGACCCGGCCCTCCTGGAGCAGCGCCCGATCCTGGCCAGCATCGACAACCATCCTGACGCCCGCCCCCAGGCGGGACTGGCGGCGGCCGATCTGGTGTATGAGGTGCCCGCGGAAGGCGGCATCACCCGCCTGCTGGCCCTGTTCGTCACCCAGCGGCCGGAGCGGGTGGGGCCCGTGCGCAGCTCGCGCCACTATTTTCTGGACCTGGCGGCCGAATGGGATGCCCTGTACGTCCACGCCGGCGGCAGCCCCCAGCACTATGCCCGCATCGGGGCCAGCGGCCTGGATGACCTGGACGGCGTCCGCTCCGATCCCCGGGGCGGGGGACGGCGGGTCTTCACCCGGGACAACGGCCGGGCGATGCCCCATAATCTTTATGCATCCTTGCCGGTGGCCGTGGCGGCCGCGGAAGAACGCGGCTGGGCCGTCACGGCGCAGCCGCCGGCCGCCCCCTTCACCTTCCTGGACCCCGGAGCCCGTCCGGCGGGCCAGGAGGTAGAGGAACTGGTCATCCACTGGCCCGGCTGGCGCCAGGGGTGGGTGCGCTACCGGTGGACGGGGCAAGGCTTCCGGCGGGAGACCGCCTTCGGCCCCCATACGGCCGAGGAGACCGGGCAGCCCCTGGCGCCGGCGAGCCTGCTGATCCAGTACGTCCCGTCCCGGCCCATCGCCGGCGATGCGGCCGGGCGGCTGGACGTGGAGGTGACCGGTTCCGGGCGCCTGCTCATCGCCACCGGCGGGCGGTGGCGGGAGGGGCGCTGGGAGAAGCCGTCTGCTGCCGCACCTACCCGCTGGCTGGAGGCCGGCGGCCAGCCCGTGACCCTGGTGCCCGGTCCGGTCTGGGTCCACCTGGTTCCCACGTCCACCCGGGTGGAGATCCAGGGGCCGGACCAGGGGCCGGACGCCGCCGGCGAAACGGACAACCGCCAGGCGCCGGCGGGCAACTAG
- a CDS encoding diacylglycerol kinase family protein codes for MTGGRRPSFGRAGTLAESFRYAWAGFRWIWATEANMRLHFAAATLLFTAAWWLGAASWQWAVLILAAGMVILLEWLNTAIEGAVDLATEEFRPLAGRVKDVAAGAVLAAALLATLTGVVVLGEGLLQLPGLFLAHAREAPWRLLPLLPALYFAVSSLGVRRATRDEPVPRPPARDRRRAGARRPAR; via the coding sequence ATGACGGGCGGCCGGCGGCCCAGCTTCGGCCGGGCCGGCACCCTGGCCGAGTCCTTCCGCTACGCGTGGGCCGGCTTCCGCTGGATCTGGGCCACCGAGGCCAACATGCGCCTGCACTTCGCTGCCGCCACGCTGCTCTTCACCGCCGCCTGGTGGCTCGGGGCCGCGTCCTGGCAGTGGGCCGTCCTGATCCTGGCGGCCGGGATGGTCATCCTGCTGGAGTGGCTCAACACGGCCATCGAAGGGGCGGTGGACCTGGCCACGGAGGAGTTCCGGCCTCTGGCCGGCCGGGTCAAGGATGTGGCCGCGGGGGCCGTGCTGGCGGCCGCCCTGCTGGCCACCCTGACGGGGGTGGTGGTGCTGGGTGAGGGGCTGCTGCAGCTCCCCGGCCTGTTCCTGGCCCACGCCCGGGAAGCGCCCTGGCGGCTCTTGCCCCTGCTCCCTGCGCTGTATTTCGCCGTGAGCTCCCTGGGCGTTCGCCGGGCGACCCGGGACGAACCGGTCCCCCGCCCCCCTGCACGGGACCGGCGGCGGGCAGGTGCCCGCCGGCCGGCCCGGTAG
- the ybeY gene encoding rRNA maturation RNase YbeY, translated as MHQDGGAVPSQPVLAMDNHQDRLAVPPHWDRLLPAVVGRLLAAEGLGVPVEVSLTFVDDVAIQELNRRYRGKDAPTDVLSFPQLDSDEVAALVREPAVPAQVAPGPEPVPLGDVVISLERAAAQARDYGHSLDREVAYLLAHGVLHLLGYDHPDAEGERRMHEKAEAALAACGLSRP; from the coding sequence ATGCACCAGGATGGCGGCGCCGTGCCGTCCCAGCCCGTGCTGGCGATGGACAACCACCAGGACCGGCTGGCCGTGCCACCCCACTGGGATCGCCTCCTGCCGGCGGTGGTGGGCCGCCTGCTGGCGGCCGAGGGCCTTGGGGTCCCCGTGGAGGTCTCCCTCACCTTCGTCGACGACGTGGCCATTCAGGAACTCAACCGGCGTTACCGAGGCAAGGACGCGCCCACCGACGTGCTCTCCTTTCCTCAGCTGGACTCGGACGAGGTGGCCGCGCTGGTGCGGGAGCCGGCCGTCCCCGCCCAGGTGGCGCCCGGGCCGGAGCCGGTGCCCCTGGGTGACGTGGTGATCTCCCTGGAGCGGGCGGCGGCCCAGGCCCGGGATTACGGCCACTCCCTGGACCGGGAGGTGGCCTACCTGCTGGCCCACGGTGTGCTCCACCTGCTGGGCTACGACCACCCCGACGCGGAGGGCGAGCGGCGCATGCACGAGAAGGCGGAAGCGGCGCTGGCCGCCTGCGGGCTGAGCCGGCCATGA
- a CDS encoding HD family phosphohydrolase: protein MDGGFAGLGRWLDRHLGEQWREPQVRRFMWSGLFFLCFTLLLATAVAPAQVRVRPGQAAPRDLVAPKQLIDRPATERLRQEAARAVPDQYQEDDSAAEQARRDLEAAFAAVAAVQDAMARRGQADGQGAPAEAAPTAADRSRLEERLGFSLPAEVADAVLAAGKGTLEAMRRDLWTLVRRELDQGIKEDQLAATRLRLGEEIENLDYPQPLRQFMRQVGSRVLRPNLIFDREGTEEARRRAMEQVDPVVIVPGEVIVEAGEKVTEEDMVRLRDAGLLQEDPWDLAGIWAGTGLLVLLGMAAGGAYLATFDRRVYEDEPRFVLFGLVPVITLVFARLLQPVSPYLMPVATGPMLLAVLLNPRTALVAAMLLSVAVGVMAGDGLRFGIVTFLGGAAAAFSVSRLGHRSDFIRAGAIIAGVNAASTLALALMFGSPPLTGLEVWKQVGWSAFGGLLAAILTIGLLPFLESFFGLVTPVRLIELANPNQPLLRRLLVEAPGTYHHSLMVANLAEAAVEEIGGNSLLARVGAYYHDVGKIRRPYFFIENQFGGENPHDKLSPNLSALIITAHVKDGIELARQHGLPEEIIRFIREHHGTTRVEYFLRRAQEMGEPDQVLEGNFRYDGPPPTTRETAVVMLADGVEATVRSLGHLTPGRIEQVVRKIIKDRLNDGQLDRADLTFRDLDRIASTFVRVLTGIFHHRIEYPEVVLKEMERARRKEGPPSRTGSRPPQAPEPAGPERAGTGADEPPGPAAGAGGPGSHRPPDGGD from the coding sequence ATGGACGGAGGTTTTGCCGGCCTGGGGCGGTGGCTTGATCGCCACCTGGGCGAGCAGTGGCGGGAGCCCCAGGTGCGGCGCTTCATGTGGAGTGGCCTGTTCTTCCTGTGTTTCACGCTGCTGCTGGCCACGGCGGTGGCGCCGGCCCAGGTGCGGGTGCGGCCCGGCCAGGCGGCACCCCGGGATCTGGTGGCGCCCAAGCAGCTCATCGACCGCCCGGCGACGGAACGCCTCCGCCAGGAGGCGGCCCGGGCCGTCCCCGACCAGTACCAGGAGGACGATTCGGCCGCCGAGCAGGCCCGGCGGGACCTGGAGGCCGCCTTTGCCGCCGTGGCTGCCGTGCAGGACGCCATGGCCCGGCGGGGCCAGGCGGACGGCCAGGGCGCGCCTGCGGAGGCCGCCCCCACGGCTGCGGATCGCAGCCGCCTGGAAGAGCGGCTGGGCTTTTCTCTTCCGGCGGAGGTGGCGGACGCCGTCCTGGCGGCCGGCAAGGGCACGCTGGAGGCCATGCGCCGCGACCTGTGGACGCTGGTGCGGCGGGAGCTGGACCAGGGGATCAAGGAAGACCAGCTGGCCGCCACCCGGCTGCGGCTGGGCGAGGAGATCGAGAACCTGGACTACCCCCAGCCCCTGCGGCAGTTCATGCGCCAGGTGGGCAGCCGCGTGCTGCGGCCCAACCTGATCTTCGACCGGGAAGGCACCGAAGAGGCCCGGCGCAGGGCCATGGAACAGGTTGATCCGGTGGTCATCGTCCCCGGCGAGGTCATCGTGGAAGCCGGGGAGAAGGTGACGGAAGAGGACATGGTCCGCCTGCGGGACGCGGGCCTGCTGCAGGAAGACCCCTGGGACCTGGCGGGCATCTGGGCGGGCACGGGCCTGCTGGTGCTGCTGGGCATGGCGGCCGGGGGCGCGTACCTGGCTACCTTTGATCGCCGGGTTTACGAGGACGAACCGCGGTTCGTCCTGTTCGGCCTGGTGCCGGTGATCACCTTGGTCTTTGCCCGCCTGCTCCAGCCCGTGTCGCCCTACCTGATGCCGGTGGCCACGGGACCCATGTTGCTGGCGGTCTTGCTGAACCCTCGCACGGCCCTGGTGGCGGCCATGCTGCTCTCCGTGGCGGTGGGGGTGATGGCCGGCGACGGCCTGCGGTTCGGCATCGTGACCTTCCTCGGAGGGGCGGCGGCGGCCTTTTCCGTCTCCCGCCTGGGGCACCGGTCCGACTTCATCCGGGCCGGGGCCATCATCGCGGGCGTCAACGCGGCGTCGACCCTGGCCCTGGCCCTGATGTTCGGCAGCCCGCCCCTCACCGGGCTCGAGGTCTGGAAGCAGGTGGGCTGGTCGGCCTTCGGCGGGCTGCTGGCGGCCATTCTCACCATCGGCCTGCTGCCCTTCCTGGAGAGCTTTTTCGGCCTTGTCACGCCGGTCCGCCTGATCGAACTGGCGAACCCCAACCAGCCGCTGCTGCGCCGGCTGCTGGTGGAGGCGCCCGGCACCTACCACCACAGCCTGATGGTGGCCAACCTGGCCGAGGCGGCGGTGGAGGAGATCGGCGGGAACTCCCTGCTGGCGCGGGTGGGAGCCTACTACCACGACGTGGGCAAGATCCGGCGCCCCTACTTCTTCATCGAGAACCAGTTCGGGGGCGAGAACCCCCATGACAAGCTGTCGCCTAACCTCAGCGCCCTGATCATCACCGCCCACGTCAAGGACGGCATCGAGCTGGCACGGCAGCACGGCCTGCCGGAAGAGATCATCCGGTTCATCCGGGAGCACCACGGGACCACCAGGGTGGAATACTTCCTGCGGCGCGCGCAGGAGATGGGTGAGCCGGACCAGGTGCTGGAGGGCAACTTCCGCTACGACGGCCCGCCCCCCACCACCCGCGAGACGGCGGTGGTGATGCTGGCCGACGGGGTGGAGGCGACAGTCCGGTCCCTGGGACATCTGACCCCGGGCCGCATCGAGCAGGTAGTGCGCAAGATCATCAAGGACCGCCTCAACGACGGCCAGCTGGACCGGGCCGACCTCACCTTCCGCGACCTGGACCGGATCGCCAGCACCTTCGTCCGGGTCCTGACGGGGATCTTCCATCACCGCATCGAGTACCCTGAGGTGGTGCTCAAGGAGATGGAGCGGGCCCGGCGCAAGGAAGGGCCGCCCTCCCGGACCGGGTCCCGGCCACCCCAGGCCCCGGAGCCGGCCGGGCCGGAGCGGGCCGGGACGGGAGCGGATGAGCCGCCGGGACCGGCCGCGGGAGCCGGCGGCCCCGGCAGCCACCGCCCCCCGGACGGCGGCGACTGA
- a CDS encoding PhoH family protein encodes MPDARQPNGAAPPAAEGHVAVIDLADHSEALQLFGRGDQNLRLIQDSFPVQIVSRGDHIRLRGRPEEVRQVATLFEGLLQQVRRGVALGPEDVRYAIQLAREGRAERIPEVTDDVIVTTARGKPIRPKTLGQRRYVEAIRENGIVFGIGPAGTGKTYLAMAVAIASLKAHQVARIILTRPAVEAGEKLGFLPGDLQEKVDPYLRPLYDALWDMLGVETFQKYMNRGLIEVAPLAYMRGRTLDDSFIILDEAQNTTPEQMKMFLTRLGFGSKAVVTGDVTQVDLPRGRHSGLAHVQQVLKGIEGIQFVYLTERDVVRHPLVQQIILAYEAYERQEEQAAAGRDGTHREGGAVPPAGGPGEGRPNGGQGAGEAAGRPGAGMPAQQAGR; translated from the coding sequence TTGCCCGATGCGCGGCAGCCCAACGGTGCGGCGCCGCCGGCCGCCGAAGGCCACGTGGCCGTGATCGACCTGGCGGACCACAGCGAAGCGCTGCAGCTCTTCGGGCGCGGGGACCAGAACCTGCGCCTGATCCAGGACAGCTTTCCCGTGCAGATCGTGTCCCGGGGTGATCACATCCGCCTGCGCGGCCGCCCCGAGGAGGTGCGGCAGGTCGCCACGCTGTTCGAGGGCCTTCTGCAGCAGGTGCGGCGCGGGGTAGCCCTGGGGCCCGAAGACGTGCGTTACGCCATCCAGCTGGCGCGGGAGGGGCGGGCCGAGCGCATCCCCGAGGTGACCGACGACGTCATCGTGACCACGGCCCGGGGCAAGCCGATTCGCCCCAAAACCCTGGGCCAGCGTCGTTACGTCGAGGCCATCCGCGAGAACGGCATCGTCTTCGGCATCGGGCCCGCAGGGACGGGCAAGACCTATCTGGCCATGGCCGTGGCCATCGCCAGTCTCAAGGCCCACCAGGTGGCCCGCATCATCCTGACCCGGCCCGCCGTAGAGGCCGGCGAGAAGCTGGGCTTCCTCCCGGGCGATCTCCAGGAGAAGGTCGACCCCTACCTGCGGCCCCTGTACGATGCGCTGTGGGACATGCTGGGCGTCGAGACCTTCCAGAAGTACATGAACCGGGGCCTGATCGAGGTGGCCCCCCTGGCCTACATGCGCGGGCGTACCCTGGACGATTCGTTCATCATCCTGGACGAGGCGCAGAACACCACCCCCGAACAGATGAAGATGTTCCTCACCCGCCTGGGCTTTGGCTCCAAGGCGGTGGTGACGGGCGACGTGACCCAGGTCGACCTGCCCCGGGGGCGCCACTCGGGCCTGGCCCACGTCCAGCAGGTCCTCAAGGGCATCGAGGGCATCCAGTTCGTCTACCTGACGGAGCGGGACGTGGTGCGCCACCCCCTGGTGCAGCAGATCATCCTCGCGTACGAGGCGTACGAGCGCCAGGAAGAACAGGCTGCGGCCGGCCGCGACGGGACGCACCGGGAGGGTGGAGCGGTGCCGCCGGCCGGTGGCCCCGGGGAAGGGCGCCCCAACGGTGGGCAGGGTGCGGGCGAGGCGGCCGGCCGTCCTGGCGCCGGGATGCCGGCCCAGCAAGCCGGGCGGTGA
- the yqfD gene encoding sporulation protein YqfD: MTRGLWQFLLGAVEVTVSPSPRGRRFVPLSKRRPGDPAPAPGDDPGLPRTGPEAFLNLAAARGLVLWRVRRREDGSLRGWVAAGQVGGLRPVARAARCRVRFGRRVGWPFLWRRLQRRKVLLGGALVTALLVHYLSGAIWFIEIRGLEHLPEAVLRQELARAGLRPGVRQDAIDLRQLAERLPLEVPGVAWVGITRYGVKVVLDVVEKDPPPAMPADRPAHVVARRPGVVVQVMALRGEPVVQPGQVVKAGQILIRGAYLPPPPPDPGRGGSPSPSPSQGKPVAALGRVLARTWYSEYREVSLEQTQPVRTGRSSTRIVLRIGSWRLPVYWQRGYPGRYEVERRVLVAIPGWRDGPPPVELLRETRHQVVLARHVLTPQQAVRRVERQVVARVTAGLPPGSRVVAVRSQVVQQGAGFAGVRTTVEVIEDIGVQRPFQPR; encoded by the coding sequence GTGACCCGAGGGCTGTGGCAGTTTTTGCTGGGCGCGGTGGAGGTGACCGTCAGCCCCTCGCCCCGGGGCCGCCGGTTCGTCCCCCTGTCCAAGCGCCGGCCGGGGGATCCCGCCCCGGCACCGGGTGACGATCCCGGCCTGCCCCGAACCGGGCCCGAGGCCTTTCTCAACCTGGCGGCCGCCCGGGGGCTGGTCCTCTGGCGAGTGCGCCGGCGGGAAGACGGGTCCCTGCGGGGCTGGGTGGCCGCCGGCCAGGTGGGTGGCCTGCGGCCGGTGGCCCGGGCCGCCCGCTGCCGGGTGCGCTTCGGCCGGCGGGTGGGCTGGCCCTTTTTGTGGCGCCGCCTGCAGCGGCGAAAGGTGCTGCTGGGGGGCGCCCTGGTGACCGCGCTGCTGGTCCATTACCTCTCCGGTGCCATCTGGTTCATCGAGATCCGGGGCCTTGAGCACCTGCCGGAGGCCGTGTTGCGGCAGGAGCTGGCCCGGGCCGGCCTCCGCCCCGGGGTGCGCCAGGATGCCATCGACCTCCGCCAGCTGGCCGAGCGGCTGCCCCTCGAGGTGCCGGGGGTGGCCTGGGTGGGCATCACCCGTTACGGCGTCAAGGTCGTGCTGGATGTGGTGGAAAAGGATCCCCCGCCCGCCATGCCCGCCGACCGGCCGGCCCACGTGGTCGCCCGCCGGCCGGGCGTCGTCGTCCAGGTCATGGCCTTGCGGGGTGAGCCGGTGGTCCAGCCCGGCCAGGTGGTGAAGGCCGGGCAGATCCTGATTCGCGGCGCCTACCTGCCGCCGCCTCCCCCCGATCCCGGCCGCGGCGGCAGCCCGTCCCCGTCCCCCAGCCAGGGCAAGCCGGTGGCCGCCCTGGGCCGGGTGCTGGCCCGGACCTGGTACAGCGAGTACCGCGAGGTATCCCTGGAGCAGACCCAGCCCGTGCGCACGGGACGCTCGTCGACCCGAATCGTCCTGCGTATCGGATCCTGGCGCCTGCCGGTATACTGGCAGCGAGGGTATCCAGGACGCTACGAGGTCGAGCGCCGGGTCCTGGTGGCCATCCCCGGCTGGAGGGATGGCCCGCCGCCTGTCGAACTGCTCAGGGAAACGCGCCACCAGGTGGTGCTGGCCCGGCACGTGCTGACACCTCAGCAGGCGGTGCGGCGGGTGGAGCGGCAGGTGGTGGCCCGGGTGACCGCCGGCCTGCCGCCGGGAAGCCGGGTGGTGGCGGTGCGCAGCCAGGTGGTGCAGCAGGGCGCCGGGTTCGCCGGGGTCCGCACCACCGTCGAGGTGATCGAGGACATCGGCGTCCAGCGCCCCTTTCAGCCGCGGTAG
- a CDS encoding YabP/YqfC family sporulation protein, whose amino-acid sequence MARDGRGGGAGGGVAGGEGWRQWLAGLEDSLAGALELPRDAVRNLPRITLLGGLELVVENHRGVLFFAPGRVLVAVPGGRLEVTGRELAIGRIDREQLRLQGQVEQLRFLPVSGGGEESGRAGPRRTGGFSGRGASRPGGKAR is encoded by the coding sequence TTGGCGCGGGACGGGCGCGGGGGCGGAGCAGGCGGAGGGGTCGCCGGTGGGGAGGGGTGGCGCCAGTGGCTGGCGGGCCTGGAGGACTCCCTTGCCGGTGCCCTGGAGCTGCCGCGGGATGCGGTACGCAACCTTCCCCGCATCACCTTGCTGGGCGGGCTCGAGCTGGTGGTTGAGAATCACCGGGGAGTCCTCTTCTTCGCTCCGGGCCGGGTGCTGGTGGCCGTGCCCGGCGGCCGCCTGGAGGTCACGGGCCGGGAGCTGGCCATCGGCCGGATCGACCGGGAACAGCTGCGCCTGCAGGGCCAGGTGGAACAGCTGCGCTTCCTGCCGGTGTCCGGCGGCGGGGAAGAAAGCGGCAGGGCCGGGCCCCGCAGGACGGGCGGCTTCTCCGGCAGAGGCGCCTCCCGTCCGGGAGGGAAGGCCCGGTGA
- the floA gene encoding flotillin-like protein FloA (flotillin-like protein involved in membrane lipid rafts), producing the protein MDLSWPVLLVSIGLILVGLTVLFSFIPVGLWISALAAGVRVPIITLIGMRLRRVPPHRIINPLIKADKAGIDVSLDKLEAHYLAGGNVDRVVDALIAAQRAEIPLTFERAAAIDLAGRDVLQAVQVSVNPRVVETPVVAAVAKDGIELRVKARVTVRANIDRLVGGAGEETIIARVGEGIVTTVGSAEDHKAVLENPDSISRVVLSKGLDAGTAFEILSIDIADVDVGRNIGAQLQMDRAEADKNIAQAKAEERRAMAVAAEQEMRARVQEMRAKVVEAEAQIPLAIAEAFRQGRLGVFDYYNLRNLQADTEMRASLAGGPGQDEGVPPRQET; encoded by the coding sequence ATGGATCTTTCCTGGCCGGTTCTTCTGGTGAGCATCGGCCTCATCCTGGTGGGCCTGACGGTCCTGTTCAGCTTCATTCCCGTGGGGCTCTGGATCTCGGCCCTGGCGGCAGGGGTGCGGGTGCCCATCATCACCCTGATCGGGATGCGGCTGCGCCGCGTTCCACCCCACCGGATCATCAACCCGCTGATCAAGGCGGACAAGGCCGGCATCGACGTCAGCCTGGACAAGCTGGAGGCCCATTACCTGGCCGGCGGCAACGTGGACCGGGTGGTCGACGCCCTGATCGCCGCCCAGCGGGCGGAGATCCCGCTGACCTTCGAGCGGGCGGCGGCCATCGACCTGGCGGGGCGTGACGTGCTGCAGGCGGTGCAGGTCAGCGTCAACCCGCGGGTGGTGGAGACGCCCGTGGTGGCCGCCGTGGCCAAGGACGGCATCGAGCTTCGGGTCAAGGCCCGGGTCACCGTGAGGGCCAACATCGACCGGCTGGTGGGCGGCGCCGGCGAGGAGACCATCATCGCCCGAGTGGGCGAGGGCATCGTCACCACCGTCGGCTCCGCCGAAGACCACAAGGCGGTGCTGGAGAATCCCGACTCCATCTCCCGGGTGGTGCTCAGCAAGGGGCTGGACGCGGGCACGGCCTTCGAGATCCTGTCCATTGACATCGCCGACGTGGACGTCGGCCGCAACATCGGCGCCCAGCTGCAGATGGACCGGGCGGAGGCCGACAAGAACATCGCCCAGGCCAAGGCGGAGGAACGCCGCGCCATGGCGGTGGCCGCCGAGCAGGAGATGCGGGCCAGGGTCCAGGAAATGCGGGCCAAGGTGGTCGAGGCCGAGGCCCAGATTCCCCTGGCCATTGCCGAAGCCTTCCGGCAGGGCCGCCTGGGCGTGTTCGACTACTACAACCTGCGCAACCTCCAGGCCGACACCGAGATGCGTGCCTCCCTGGCGGGCGGTCCGGGCCAGGACGAAGGGGTGCCGCCGCGGCAGGAGACGTGA